From the genome of Denticeps clupeoides chromosome 17, fDenClu1.1, whole genome shotgun sequence:
TTTTACAAGCAGCCATTCACACCAGCACTGCATACAGAGACTCGGTAAGATGGAATACAGACCCTGGCGTAGATCCACTCAGCCAGTGGGAACGGCTGAGCAAGTGATTCATTTCAAACGTTTCCTCaggtgtttaaaatgttgagcAATGAGGAGTCGTTGGACCAGATAATTGTGGCAACACCGGGCCTGAGCAGCGATCCAATTGCTCTCGGTAATTATTGTAGATTCCTCAAATATGAAGCTGAAATATGCACTTATTTGGAGTCACCTGAAGTTATCTGAGGTCAAGCATGattatcagaatttttttttttttaggagtgCTTCAAAACAAAGATCTCTTCATGCAGTTTTCAGATCCCAGCATGGTTGACGTGTGAGTTTAATATCAGTTATTATTTTACTATAATGATTAAAGTATTAACCATTTAAACTGTATATCAACTCTAAtaagtattttaataaaaataccaAATGGACAGTTCAGTTAAAATCGCAGGTTTGTCTTCTGTTTCAGGCTCATCACCACCCATCCGGCTTTGGTCAATGCGATCATCCTAGTGCTGCACTCTGCAGCGGGCAGTGTGCCCACACAACAGAGTGCCACCTCCTCCCGAAATGTCTCTTCCAGCTCCTATGGAGATATCCCAGGTGGGTGAGCTAGAATAGAAATCTGCTGCATTAACACTCATCATACTGCTAAATAGATTTTTGAGATATTTAGGCATTTGTTATTAGGGACCTTAAGAGTAAATATTTGTTGAGCTAATATACATATAAGAAAATGTCGTGACTTTCATTCACAGGAGGATTCCTTTTTGAGGGTTTGTCTGATGATGAGGAAGATTTCCAGCCAGTAAGCCACCTGGCAATTTTTTCTTACTAGACAGTGATCATTtggttatacacacacacacacacacacacacacactcacacacacatatatatacagacatatattacatttatatataacacAAATCTACATTTATACACTATACATTACTATTATTTTAACTGTTGTATAATAGAAGTAAATGTTACACTATGATGCAGGGGAACCATGCTGGCCCTTCTACCAGCATTGGGGGATCATCAGGGCTCCGGCCAGCAACACTTGGGTACAGTGGCGCATTGGGTCCACGACCCATTACCCAGAGTGAACTTGCCACTGCCCTTGCCCTGGCAAGCACTCCTGAAAGTAGTGCAGTGACCCCAACCACAGGGAACCAGGTAACAGTTCTGGTGGTGCGATTCCAACAAGCCATTGAAAGTATACACTGGACACAGAAATATTCCTGATATCTAGGGCTATGGCAATAGCGGATTATTATCAAGAAATTATAACTATGTGTAATGTTGTATGGCACTTGCATATTAATTGttttgcaaatataaaaatattgctATATTTTTTCCACTATCTTCATTAATACAAGGTGTTAGGATAAACACCTTAAATACTGAAAACTCTGTAATTATTATGCAACGATACACATTTTTTAGATTGATATTGGGAATGCAACATTTTGCAACCCCACCAACTCCAAACTCAAAGTGTAAGTCTCTTCCACAACATCTTCCAGGCGTTACACGAACAATGATCATGATGTTCTCTATGCTTGTGCTCGTCCATCAGGGCACTTCTACTGGGGTTTCTCCAATTCCAGCAGGAACACCCATAACCAACGATCTGTTCAACCAGGCACTGCAGCAGGCATTACAGGTTTCCAATATGTCCTCACTTCAGGTGAGCCACCTGTTTGTACTTCaaaatatgagtttttttttttagaggcgCCGTGGCATAATTGCTTTTATTCTTCGGACGCAGGGCCAGTGGCAGTCTCAGCTCCAGCAGCTGAGGGACATGGGAATCCAAGACGAGGAGCTGATCTTGCGAGCTTTGCAGGCTACAGGAGGAGACATCCAGGCTGCCCTTGAGCTCATTTTTGCCGGGGGAGCTCCCTGATGCCTTCTGAGTCAACATGGCATTCGCTTGCTAGAAAAACGACCATCCGGTGTAGATGTGAGGCTTGTCTTGAGTAGcacttaatacatttttatgcacaCCACAGCGATCAAACGCCTCATGTAATGTAGCActtttatatgtaaataaaagtgaTGGCTCTGTAAGGCGCTGGTGGACATTTGATGGCAGCTGATTATTTTGCAAAATGCTGAGTaggaatattttatttgtttgcaaGCCAGCATGTCTCATAAACGTTTTAACGCCGTTGCAGGTTTACGCTTTCAATGCGTTGTAATTTAGGTAACTTATATGGCCAATAATACTTAAAACGTGTAAAGAAGCCCGTCAGCTCGTATTAAAGGCGGTTGTCGGCGTTGGAAGCACCACTGCTGGCGCGGCCGCAGTGGTGCGACGCTCCCCCCCCGCCGCCTCTCCCCTGCGGCCTGGCTGGAGATGAGTGAAGATGTCGGTATCGGGCTTGAAGGCCGAATTAAAGTTTCTCGAGTCAATCTTTGACCCGAACCACGAGCGGTTCCGAATCCTCGACTGGAAGCCGGACGAGCTGAGCTGCCAGTTCAACGTGACCGGCGAGAAGCTGCTGATTATACACTGCAACATCACGGTGGGAGGAAATGACAGCAGAGTTTGTTAGCTACTTTCGCCACCGAGTCTCGCCTTGTCCCTTCGCGTAAAAAGTTCTGCTTTGACGCGTTCCGCTGTATTGTTGGCTTCTTAGACGCCAGGGCGGCCGCCGGACGCTAAGTTTATCCTCTGAGAACTTGATTTGTACCAATTCGGGATGCGGACTAAGCAGATGATGCTGGCTACGCGGCGGCGTTCCGGCGACTGTTTAGCTACCGCCGAATTAGCATGGGTAACAAGCTAGTCGGCTAAACGGGAACCAATTTTGCGCGCCGCGCCGGAGTTCGACAAGTTAGTCAAGTCCGCGGGCTTTATTACGCGCACGGAGGCCACGCAACTGCGGCTGAGACCGGCGTTCGGCGGACAACGAACCCCGGGCACTTTCTTAGCCGCCACTTTTAGCTAGCATGTGGACGCGTCGGGCGGCTAGCTGGCACGACGTGTAACGTCAAGACCCGGTCCGCGGACGTCCCGCCAGCCGGCCAGCCCGCGTTCCCGAGCAGGCTGCGTCGCTAGCTAGTTGCCCGGGAGAGCGGGTTAGCGTCCGCGCTGAAGCTGGCCCGACCACAGTCCCATCGACCTCTCCAGAGACGCCACGTTAAAACAGCTGTCGCCGGCGACAATGCCCGTGTTTACGGCCACAGACGTCGTGGCTCTCGGCGCGCTTTGGACGCCGCAATGTCAAGTGCGACATGGTGCGTGAGTTGGGCACCAGGCTCAGTTGGGGGTGTTTGCGGCGTGTGAAAAGTGACGAACGACGTGCACAATGGCAACGTTGCGACGCCATTTCTAGGATTTCCAGTTCTAGGCTTGGGTGTGTGCTTCAGTTGGCTGTGAAAGTATTCCGCTTAAAGATGCATTTCCTGCTTTCTTTGAGCGTGTTTGCCTACATTGATGTCCTGCCTTGCGTCTTTCAGGAGTCGTATCCCTCAACGTCGCCAATATGGTTTGTTGAATCTGATGATCCTAGTCTGACCGAAGTGCTGGAGAGGCTGGAAGATGTAAGGAAAGGCAGCACTTTGGTGAGCAGGGACTTCATTAGTGATCATATTTCAGTCTTGACCGCCTGAGgcagatttcatttttattatcgCGTTCCCTCTTCCAGCTACTTCAGCAGCTCAAGCGGCTCATCTGTGATCTGTGTCGACTTTATAACTTGCCTCAGCATCCTGACGTAGAGATGCTGGACCAGCCTCTGCCTACTGGACCCATAAGCCAGGAGAAAAAGGTAGGGTGTTGTTATTGTAATAACTGTTGTATTATGTAATAACTATTGTTATTATGGAATTATTGCTAAATACACAGTACACAGCAAATGTCTTGTGCGCATAATACACACTAGTGAAAACAAAACTACTGGTCATCTAAACCAGTGGTTACCAATTTTGTTAACGTTATAAATAACCTTATGTCATAAGCGTTTATTACTGAATTGCAAAGACATTATGTGGATAGAGAAAGACTCCACAGCTCTGTTATTCTGTTGCTCtttgagcagcaatacaatattgtatatcaaaaaggggcagtggtggcctagcggttaaggatgtggccccgtaatcagaaggttgccggttcgaatcctgatctgccaaggtgccactgaggtgccactgagcagagcaccgtccccacacactgctccccgggcacctgtcatggctgcccactgctcactcagggtgatgggttaaatgcaggggagaaatttcactgtgtgcactgtgtgctgtgctgcagtcacacagtgcacacatgtGACAATCTTAAGATATTGTTGAAAGAccagttcaagttgagctttattgccatttcagctacatgcatgttagacagaTATCTAGATATCAACAGTTTTCTGAAATTATTgccattttcactttttaataatttttggtGTTTTAGATTGTCTGCAAAGGGACTATTTCAGATTTACTGTCGGAAAGACAGTTTCACTACTGCCTGAGACGTACATCTCCATGTATATCTAATATACCGTATTGTGAATTACAGACAATTATTGTGAATTATGTAAGTCTCTTGTTTCTATTAATTAGCATGGAACTACAGATGACATTACatcagatgaagaggaggaagaagaggtaGGAAGACACTTTAACCAGACTTGTTTGTTCACATGCTACTGTCTGGGTTCATACAACCAGTGGTATTTCTAATATAATCTGTATAACTGTGTGGCAGCAGGATATCGAAGACCTTGACCACTATGACATGAAAGAGGATGGTACTGGTAAAACATCGGAGGATGACGGCATAGAGAAAGACAACCTAGCGATCCTAGAGAAGATCCGTAAGAATCATAGGCAGGACCACCTAAATGTAAGTTGCCTGTTTGATTATGCACGTCACTGGTTTTGGTGCTGCGTGTATCTTTGTTTCATCTCTTTGTTTCATCACTAATGGTAGTCGTCCACAATTGCCTATTTAGCCAAGCAGATCATAAATAGGTGAATACATAGTTGACCTGAAATGAATTATTCGGAACATTTTACTGGTATGCTTAAATTGTTGTAATTCTTGTATTTAATCATCGCACAGCTCAGAAAAGAGGAAGTACAATATTCACAAAGAGAGCAGTGTTCTTACAAGAAAATCTTGATCTCTGGCTAACCTCATTAATTACTCGAGCATTTCTCAACATTAAATGAATCTAAATCTGAGTAGTTGTCCAAACAAGACATGAAATGACTTAACGCAATGAATCCTGATTACAATCTTATCACAAATTGTTTAAATCAGGAAGGACTGTTCCACAATAACGTTGCAAATTCATGCTTGTTCTTTAGTGCAGCCATTTAATGGAGTCGGAAGCCTTTTATCTGAAGATCTAAATACATCTCAACTGCATGATTAAATTGGATGTAATCTTTTCAGATTACAAAGCTATAGTAAATTACTTAAACAAATTGCACACTGCTGAATGTTCCCATGAGATAGAAGCTTCCTTTCTGATGAAACTTACTGAGATTCTCGTATCTTTAT
Proteins encoded in this window:
- the ubl7a gene encoding ubiquitin-like protein 7a; the encoded protein is MMAFSEWRLSLKLIDQPSLPKSVLQFPEAEPGDVPPGGYRVATLKQLVSAQLPDAIPDPELIEIVYCGRKLKDDLTLDSYGIQSGSTVHILKKSWPEAEIKPDPVDRVTAAREFHVLQAAIHTSTAYRDSVFKMLSNEESLDQIIVATPGLSSDPIALGVLQNKDLFMQFSDPSMVDVLITTHPALVNAIILVLHSAAGSVPTQQSATSSRNVSSSSYGDIPGGFLFEGLSDDEEDFQPGNHAGPSTSIGGSSGLRPATLGYSGALGPRPITQSELATALALASTPESSAVTPTTGNQGTSTGVSPIPAGTPITNDLFNQALQQALQVSNMSSLQGQWQSQLQQLRDMGIQDEELILRALQATGGDIQAALELIFAGGAP
- the LOC114766868 gene encoding ubiquitin-conjugating enzyme E2 Q2-like isoform X1, which codes for MSVSGLKAELKFLESIFDPNHERFRILDWKPDELSCQFNVTGEKLLIIHCNITESYPSTSPIWFVESDDPSLTEVLERLEDVRKGSTLLLQQLKRLICDLCRLYNLPQHPDVEMLDQPLPTGPISQEKKHGTTDDITSDEEEEEEQDIEDLDHYDMKEDGTGKTSEDDGIEKDNLAILEKIRKNHRQDHLNGAVSGSVQASDRLMKELREIYRSQSYKTGIYSVELVSDSLYDWHVKLRTVDPDSPLHSDLQVLKEKEGMDYILLSFSYKDNFPFDPPFVRVVSPVLSGGYVLGGGALCMELLTKQGWSSAYSIESVIMQINATLVKGKARVQFGANKNQYNLARAQQSYKSLVQIHEKNGWYTPPKEDG
- the LOC114766868 gene encoding ubiquitin-conjugating enzyme E2 Q2-like isoform X2, producing the protein MSVSGLKAELKFLESIFDPNHERFRILDWKPDELSCQFNVTGEKLLIIHCNITESYPSTSPIWFVESDDPSLTEVLERLEDVRKGSTLLLQQLKRLICDLCRLYNLPQHPDVEMLDQPLPTGPISQEKKHGTTDDITSDEEEEEEDIEDLDHYDMKEDGTGKTSEDDGIEKDNLAILEKIRKNHRQDHLNGAVSGSVQASDRLMKELREIYRSQSYKTGIYSVELVSDSLYDWHVKLRTVDPDSPLHSDLQVLKEKEGMDYILLSFSYKDNFPFDPPFVRVVSPVLSGGYVLGGGALCMELLTKQGWSSAYSIESVIMQINATLVKGKARVQFGANKNQYNLARAQQSYKSLVQIHEKNGWYTPPKEDG